The region GTGCTCGGTAGTTAGGTGCTCTGATTACTTTAGCTGGAGCTCTAACAACTTGGCCAGGTTTACCTACACGACCATGCTCTTGACATTGAACGCCACCAGCACGTTTACAGCCTACCGCTGCGTCTGCAGTCGTAATAGCTGATACGTTAAGAGTAAAAAATGCGGTGATCATTATAAGTAGCTTTTTCATCGTAAATCCTTAATTGATTTGATGATGAAATAGTACTGGATAAAAGCAGGAGGGAATATTTCGTTTGAAATTTAATTATCCCAAACGAAATATTTAGCTTAATTATTTATAACAATTTTTATAATACTGTTTATATTTCAATAATTAAGTGCTGACAATATTTTGAGCCTAAGCAGTCAACATACGACGAGCAGCATCAACAACAACTTTAATCGATCTTGTTTCAACAAGCTTCATTGCTGCTTCATCAGGGATCTCTTTTTGGGTGCGGTTAATAATAACACCAGCAACACAACCTGCTTTTAGACCTTGGCTTGCACACATAGTAAAGAGTGTTGCAGATTCCATTTCAAAGTTAAGCACGCCCATATCTTGCCATTCTTGCATAGAACCTTGGAAACGGCGTGTTACACGACCAGAGAATGTATCGTAGCGTTCTTGACCTGGGTAGAAAGTATCACTTGATGCCGTAACACCCATATGCACCTTAATACCTTCAGCGTCTACAGCGGCTTTCATTTCAGTCGCAACAGCAAAATCCGCTACTGCAGGGTATTCCATCGGCGCAAAATGCAAGCTTGCACCGTCAAGACGTACAGAGGCTGTTGTGACAATCATATCGCCAACATTAATGTGCTTTTGAATCGCGCCAGTTGTGCCAACTCTTAAAAATGTTGTTACACCTAATTGCGCAAGTTCTTCAACAGCAATAGAAGTCGATGGACCACCAATACCAGTTGAACACACTACAACTTTCTTACCTTCTAAATCGGCTAAATAAACCGTGTATTCTCGATGACTTGCTAAAAATTTAGGATTTTCCATTTGCTGTGCGATCTTTTCGACACGTGCTGGATCACCTGGAATGATAGCCAATTCGGCACCTTGTAAGTCTGCTTTATTGATACCAAGGTGAAAAACGTTTGCAGTAGTCATAGCATATTCCTTAAAACCGGAGAGAACCGTCACTATAAATATCAGTATTAAAAATGGCGGTAAATATTAAAAAACAATGATAATGCAGCAGGCTTGCCTATAAAGTGATAATTGTCACATGTTTCATATATAACCTAATTATATTTCATTCATGTTAAGATCTATAAACAATACTTAACTGTATTTTCATGAATTCCGTTAAACGTGTTAATAAATGCGCTTAAAACGCTTCATTAACATTAAAATAGAATCCTGAATCCCCATTACCAAAACCCATGTCTAAGCGTAGATTAACTTTGGGTTTTACTTCAAACCGATAACCCACGCCGGCCGTTGGCAATAGCTCATCTGTGGATAAT is a window of Moritella sp. Urea-trap-13 DNA encoding:
- the udp gene encoding uridine phosphorylase codes for the protein MTTANVFHLGINKADLQGAELAIIPGDPARVEKIAQQMENPKFLASHREYTVYLADLEGKKVVVCSTGIGGPSTSIAVEELAQLGVTTFLRVGTTGAIQKHINVGDMIVTTASVRLDGASLHFAPMEYPAVADFAVATEMKAAVDAEGIKVHMGVTASSDTFYPGQERYDTFSGRVTRRFQGSMQEWQDMGVLNFEMESATLFTMCASQGLKAGCVAGVIINRTQKEIPDEAAMKLVETRSIKVVVDAARRMLTA